The following nucleotide sequence is from Aptenodytes patagonicus chromosome 6, bAptPat1.pri.cur, whole genome shotgun sequence.
AATGTAGAAAAAGAAGATTTCCATCTCTTAACTCTCACAAGCATAAGCTGCTATTGAGAGACTAATTTCAGGCTTTAATACTGCTAAATATTCTAAATCTAGAATTAATAACAAACATATGCTCTAATAGAAATGATGCTCTTttttatatctgatttttttgaaagctttatcTAAATTAGTTCTGGTAGAGTAGAAAAATACTTGAATAAATATGAGACAGCAAAAAGTCATCACACTGCAAACATGCAAACAAAGATctaaatgagaacaaaaaaatacatacatctcatctggctgcccacagccaccttcccttccttctccacaaggaagggaaaacagtGCAATTTCATAGCCTCTGCCAAAATGGAATAATGGGCTCCAACAGATAGAAACTCCTCACAAATTCAAGCATTTTTCACATAAGGTAACAATAAAcctttatttaaagatttaaacacacacatgcacatacacagagAAAATCAAAgaccaaaactaaaaaaaaaaaaaaagcaagtaaggAAAGAATTAGAAATCTGGTAAACAAAATACACCCACCAGCAGGGCACTGACTGCCAAATATCTCTGTCATGACTACAAGTAACTAAAGGGAAGagatacagaagaagaaagaggaaaattaaagaaaaaaaatcatatgcacaaatatatacatagatatatacaAGATTTCATCCAAGGTGGGCAGCCAGGAGGAAGGGGTCATTTAAAGTCGTCTCTCTATTCCCATCCACCCAGGGCCACACAGTACTTACACCTGCACCAGGAGCATGCATGCTCAGGAGGAAGCTGAAAGTTCACACAAAGCTGAACCTCAGACTACAGCCCTGTCCCAAGACAggactttctctttttctgcacaaAGAGGCAACAGAATCACCTACGACTaggaactatttttatttttcaaaataacttttgctGCAAATTTCTACGGGGCAAAACAGCTTCTGAAGAGCTACAACTAACTGTCCAGTCTTTTGTGAAACACTAGGGAAGGATTATAATTCAGGCTTGATTCTGGGTTTTGTAGCAAAGTTTGATGAGCGCACCCACTAAAGGAAAAGTAACAACTCTGGAAATGCATATACAGCACCGGGTAATCCAGGCAGCCACAGAAACGAAAAAGTCTGGCTTACTCTACTTCTGTAACTCAGGTTTCCAGAAGTAAAAGCATTGTACACTTAGCCATTGTAGATTACATCCATTTTTCACAACGCTATATTTTATTAGAGTCAGGAAAGTATTTATAAAGGAAGATCACAAACAAGATGTTATCTCAGTTCATCGTAAGCGTTACCCTAGGAAACTATGAGGAGATTCATGTAATGTCTACCTGTAGCATCAAAAAGAATTTGACAATGCTATTTAATATCACTTTTTCCTACAGAATTCATTCATACAAGACATTCTAGTAAGATCTCAGAGCTTCTCAACAACAAAGGATCAAAACCACTTTTTGGGACTAAGGGGATTTATGTAAGAGAACAGATAAAAACAGAGTCAGGTCTTTTTGCAGCTGCCTTCCAGGTCAGTGCTTCTGGATAACAATAGAAAAATGCAGGTTCCTAGGACACACCATCAGCACAAGCTTTACCTGCACAATGGCACACAGTGGGGCTTGCTCACTGCCCCGAGCAGCTACCAGCAGCAGCCTGAGCAGCAGAGGGCCCCAGGCCAGCCCTAGCCCTTGTAAACACCTGCGTGACGGTTCAGTTTAGAGATCTGTGCTCTGCAGAGCGGCCTGAGAATAAACACGGTATTTTGTCAGGAAACATGCATCTATAAATACTCTATTTTATTGATGGAGTCTTCCACTAAATGATGGTAAAGCAAGAAACAGCTTCTCATCCCTGGACAACCTCAGGAGCGCTGTCAATGATCTTCACTGGAGCAGGAGGCCAGTTCTTACAGTGTAATGCCATCCTTCACCTaccaaacacttctttttttccccattctacTTCCTTGCCTTAAATAACAGCCAGAACATCAGAGGCCAAAAGCAACtaggtaaacaaacaaaaaaagtatttcttgccAAGAAAAGGCACCTTCAGACACCTCACAAGCTCACCAGGGAGCAGATCACCCACCCCAGGAGAAATGGGATGTTCCAGAGGGACCCAGCCCGCAGCAGCAGGTCCCTGCTCCCTCCGGTGGGGCCAGCAAAGACCACAGCGCGCCACTCCTTGCCAAGTCACACCTCacacagatttttaaacaaacaagtcTATGTCGTTGATCGCTAAATTCGAGTTTAAATGCTGTTATTAACCACCGCACTTCCGTTAAGGTCTTGACAAACACCTCTAATTATCTCTGAGGTAACAAAGCTCTGCAACAGAGGATTCCATGGCTGCATTTTGTTCCACCTGGAAAATTCAACCGtgaaaaaaactgaaagaattGGCCACTTGCCCAGGATTCCTAGGCCTCCCCCATGACTAAGCTCCCTGTGCCATGAAATCCCAGATAAGTCAACCGCTCACAAACCACCCCTCGGTGTCTCAGCCGAAACAGCCGGGGCTCACTGCCAAGGTCGGTGCGCAGGATGCTTTCCTACCCAGGCCTACAGCAACGGCGAAGGGAGAACCTCGCAGAGGGAAGCGGTGCCATCCATGGCTCCCCTCTTCCACAGCCGCACTTCAAAGACCCCGGTGCCCCCTAACCCCTCCCCCGCCCCAGGTCGCTCTGTGGGGACGCAGGGAGAGCTCTGCAGGCCGAGCAAAGCGGAGCAGCCGGCGAGGGCTGGGAAACCGTGGCCGGTGgggcacagggagggagggaggccgggagGCCAGCGGCCTGCCCCGTcaccgccgccgcccggcccgcggtCTCCAGTCCTCCCGGGCTTTAAGAAAGATCCCGTCAGGAGGGGCAGCCGGGGGGAAGACCAAGGagtgcccggccccgccgctcccccgacTCACGCTTGTACTCGGCCATCAGCCGCTTGAGCGCTGTCCCCGCCAtggcgcggccccgccgctcccgccgccgcttCCGGGCGGGCGGCTAGAGAGGACGGCCGCCTGCCGCTCCTCCTCTATGGTGTGCACCCAGTCCTCCCAGCaccgggcagggcggcggggccgcgcatGCGCAAAGCGGCGCCCGCCGtgcgcagcgccgagcacccCCTGGGCAGAGGCACCCCGTCAGGGCAGCGGGCTCGTCAGGGCTGCACGGGCAGTGGGAAATAGCCGGTCCGGGCGGCGATCCTTTAGGAAACAGGCTGCAGGCACGGAGGGAGAAACTACAGCTGCTCCacggggaagggaggagagcgAAGAGAGTGCAAAAAGCTGTGTTGTACAGCAAAATGCCCCCGGGAGGATGGGTTTTGCTGCTCACGGAGGGGTACAGCAGATACCCTGGAGATTTATACCTGGCCATGTACTTCTGCTACCTCAAAAGTCCCTAAGGTGGACGTCCGAAGTGCTGCTGCCACATACACCTCCCCCGCCCCCGGAAGGGAAATAAGAAGCCAGGGCAAGGGGAGCACGGCCGTATTAAGCATAAGGCACAAGACAGAGTAGCAAACTATATTTACTGTATACAATAGTAAAGGACAACAAATAAATGTACAAATCGGTGAATAAACAATGAGATCTACCGGACATCCCACCCCAGCCCACATACaagaaaatgaacaagaaaacaaGGGCCTTTCCAGCAAGATTTCCAGCAAGCGGGAGGTGATCTAACACAGCCAAATGGGTCAGGGAAAATATAAAAGGCAGATAACGATCCCACGGAGCAGCAGCAGACAGCCTGTCAAGGGACAATAGGATGGCCTTTGTAAAAATTCATCTGGAACAGACTCCACACTTCACATGGAGCTCAAACCCATcacacaaatgcatttaaaattcaggagttttgggaggcagtagaacagattttttttttttttttttgaacacacgtacatgcacacacacgtatCTCTCTCCTTGCCCACCCGGTTCTTGACAGCTCTTCTGCACATACAGCTCGGTGACATTAAAAGGCgcttttttccctcatttatcAAGTTTATCTACcaaaaacaagtattaaaaagaaacctgAGGCCGCACACTTCTAGTACCCACTGAGATATAGAGAGACGTACtaaagggagcaggagaaaggtgACAGATTCTGCCTGTCACTCAGCAAACGGCTGGAGTTGCAGTGACAGGTTTCTCTTTTTATAAGCTTCCACAACAAAAAATACTGCTGTTCCATCATGAGCGTTAGTTTTTGGACCAGCTGCTCTGCTAACTCCGTTTCTGACAATAATTCAGGACAAATctcatttctgcattaaaaaaagtgtattttggaTGACTTTATCGTAATATGACAAAGCACATGTAAATCTGCAATATTTTAAACTCCAACTCTGTACTAAGCATTGTATCTGCATTGTACCAGCCTTGTGTCATAGGCTTAATGCTTCTGAAGTAACTGTGTTTGCAACACGCACTAAAAACTCAgcatctcttttccttctcttaggCATATCTTAAAGGGAAACTTTTATGCTTACAATTGGCATGAAAATATACTGAATTATTTACATGATTAGAATTAAACAGAGGGGCAAGACCGACAAGAGCCAGGAATGAACGCTCCATGTCCTAACACATGGATGAATACTTAGGCcacaggtttaaagaaaaaaaaaacaaaaccatgaaaacaaAAGGTAACAGCAGAGAGACAACGCATATTACTTAATCTGAACTTAAATCAAATTGGCCCAATTGAAGATATAGATTAATCCCTGCAGATACTGTTTTGACTTGCACACGCAGTACGTCAAAGACAACAAGCAATTTTGGTAAACGTCCTCTACAGTTTAGAAGAATCCCGTGTGATTGGCATGTTCATTTGTTTACTATTTAATAGCAAATCCAAGGACAGATGAGAGAGTGAGGTGTGATGAGGATCCTTAAACTCCTCTTCTCAAAACGACAGCATGTCTTAACACACTCCACCCGTCTGCTGTTGGAACACATCGATAGTGTCTTCATCTTCCATCTCCAGCTGTTAGCGTAATACGGAAAATACAAGACTTGAAATacacacagctgcaaaagcaCTTAGCTCTCTACTCCTAACCAGTACCAGTAATAGAGCACTTAAggtgaaattttaattaattaatgcatGAAACACTTTCCATCAGTCACTCCAGAGCAGGCACTCCATCGTCTCTCTGATCGGAGCATCACCAACACTGAAATGGGTTTCAGAGGCACAGTTGTCAGTCAGACCAAACTTGGCAGTTTAGCGTCTTCCACAACCAATCACCCAGCCAAGCGTCTCCTCTGTTCCTTGCCTCGGGCCTTGTCAGCCCAAAAAATACTGGTGCAAGGGCAGCTACAGCCTGCAGCTTCAGTGCTGGCTCAGAACAGGCTGACGCAGAAGTAGGACAGAGCCGAAAATGCCAGCACTTGCCAGGGGTCCTTTCCACACCAGCACTCCAGTGCCAGCTTGTTCAGCACCGATGCTCTTCCACattttcctcctgcccccccacccccaacagtgaaaacattcaagggggaaaaaaaaaaaatcccccccaaacaAATTATTTGTAACACGCTAAACTTACAGCAACTTTTTCAGAATCATTTTGATTTCAAAACCCTTTGATCTACACACAGACATCAAAATATTTGTATAGCAATTTGcagtaaaagtatttttcataccTGTGCAGGTGTGTCTGCTTCATTAATTGGTTGTCCATCAAATCTGAATCTAATCTGCCTCATCGACAAGCCCTGCAAGTTTAAAGCAATTAATATGAGAAACCACACTTTTGTTTCTGAatccaaacaaaacatttatggattttctgccagaaaaaatattaacaaagttAAGACTCAAAAGATTCAACCAGACAGGAAACTTAGCACATCTGTCTTGCTATATGAACTGAGGAAGCGGAGCTGTTCAAGTGACATCCCGCTGCGCTCCTGTCACAGCAAGGACTCTATATGGAGCCACAGGTGTGGGTTTGGTACCTGGTTCTGATCCTGCTCTGCAAGGCACAGATATCAAAAGTTAATTTGCAAAGGTAATTTAAGAAAAGATCAATCAATACACCATTCTATAAAGCCTCAGGGGACATGTCAGGAAAGAGCAGCAATTGTTTCTCACACAGTCAGAGAAGTAACAGTAGATTAAGTTGACTCAAAGGAAAACgttttaaaaaaagtctgaaaaaactACTTTTTTGTGTAACTAGCTATCAACACCGACTACCCATAGTTAAGAGAAGTTTTCACTCATGCCAGGCATCTGCTCCCAGTTCTCGTTCTTTATCTTCTGATGAAAAAAGGAACCACGcagaagactgaggaaaaaagaacTTGCAGGACTTGACGCAGATTTTTCCCTTGCAAGGTTTATTAGAAAAATGCTAGGGTCTAACATTAGTAAGTTAACATTGCCCTTAAAACCTGAGTTGAATTCAGGACGGAATCCTGTTTTGACAGTGTTTAATCACATGAGGCAGTCTTTATTCCCTGCCTCAGAGATCGAGGTCTTTGCTTTGCCTTCTAAAATCCTTTGAAATCCCCACGTGATTCACACTTCCAGTCACACACAGAGCCACACAAATGCAAAGACTCCCCACACTTCTCTAAAGACCCTACGTATTCAGTTCTCGTTCCCAACCCAAGAGGAGTTATGCTACATCAGGCATGGGACAGGGCAGAGCATAAGGTTCAAGTAAGCAAAGAAAGGATCCCACAAGGTGACGGACAAGGGGAAAAGTCGGCAAACAAAATCCAACTCCACTTCCGAAAGCCATTCGCATCCCCACCCTCTGCTCTGCGCCACCGAACACAGCGTAGAAGCACAGGCACCGAGGGCTACGGGCTCAGGAACTGGGCTGTGGAGATAAATCCCTCTCCCCTTTAGCTCAGGGTAGCACTGAGGAACAGCCTCTGACACAGAGCAGCCAGCTACCACCTGCAGAATACAGCAGTCCAAACTGCGCAGCGGGCAACAGGAGAGACACgtgaagggaggagaaaaaaacccacaatggaAGTCATGGCACAGAATAATGTGGTTTGTGccattttccaaacagaaaacacacTTTGTATGAAGTTGATGAAGTTTTCAGAGATGATAGAACTGAGGGTTATGAGGCTAAAAATTCAAACTGAATTGATCTCAGAGCCAGGATCAGAGCTCAAGAACTTCTGGTAACACTGTCACAGGACATTTTTAGAGCTCTAGGGGCACCTGATGAGGAAGAGGCACTTTTCATTAACTGAAGAGAAAAACTCTTTACACTTAAGGGTTTTCAGCAGCCCTCACCCTCGCTCTCCTACATGCCTGGATATATTCACCCTGACACACTGGTACTTTTAATGttccaaacagaaaagcagtgaagtttCCACTATCCCAAGGACTGTTCCACACGGAAAGGGGCAAGCCGGGAGCGGCGGGAGCAGCCCCGCCGAGCTGAGCCTACCTGCCGCTCGCAGTACGCCTTCATCAGCTTGCTCAGCGGGGTGTGCCGCTTGATTTTGAACTGCACCACGGAGCCGTCTTGCCCCGCCACTTTCAGGTTGATATGATCGTTCTCCGTTTTCACGCCTTCCTGGATGAAAAACGGGAAAAAGAAGAGGGTTCAGAGCCGGGGCAGGCGAGCCGTACACCGAGCGAGCCCCGCCGCGCCCCTGGGCGAGGTCCCGGCCCCGCAGGcagcagccccgccgccgccgctgctgctacCCTCCAGGCGGGGCGGAGGTCATGCTCGGGCCGGACACCACCCGCTACGGCCTGCGGAGACTGGGCGGTccccccccggcgcggcggggacACGGGACTccgcgggggtgggggggctcctcctcctcccgccgcgccccggcccggcccacccCGCCATCTTGGCCGCCGCACGCcaccgggcggggcggggccccaCCGGCAGCCCTGCCCCAGAGTCCGGCGAAGAggcctctcccccccgccccgggcctcGCCACGCCGCGGCTGCCCAGGCCCCGCAGCGCCTCACCTTGGGCTTCTCCTCCGACATGGCggcggggacgggacggggggggaaggggaggggacgGCGCGCGCGCGCTGAGGGAGCGGCCCGCGCGCTCGACTCCCGCctcggctcccgccgccgcctgccgcccGCGAGAGCGCGCGCCTCAGCCCCGCCCCCGTCCTGCCGCCGCGCAAGCCGCCCCGCGCGCCCATTGGCCGCGCCGGCCCGGTCACGTGAGAGGAGGCCCGtagcgggcgggggcggggaagGAGACCGCGCGCGCCTCCTCAGGCGACTCTGGAAAGTGCGTCACGGGGAACAGGAAGCGCCGCTAGGGGAAGGGCGGGGCCAAGGGGCAGGGAGCGCGGGGTGGGGCCAAGAGGACGAAGGAGTGGGGCGGGGCCCAGGGGCGGGGCCGAGGGCAGCAGGGCCCACGCAGAGCCGCACGGGGTCGCCgtgcgccgcccgccccggcactCCGCCGCCGCGCTTAGAGCGCCCCGTGGGACGGGGAACCGGGTTTTCCCACCTGACCGCAGaccgcccgcccggggcgggcATCCGGGGCGGTCCCCCACGAGCAGCTGCATCTGCCGTGCCGCCGGCAGGGAAAGGGACGGACGGCAGGGGAGACGGGGGAGACCCAGAAGCCTTCCAGCCCCAAAGCACAGCCCGGCCGGCGTCTCCACACCGGCCCTGTCCCGGAGCCTCCCAGCACAGTCCTGCCCAGCCCGGCGTCGTGCTGAGCAGCAGGGAGGGCGGGAGTTTAGCGCTGCTGGAGAGAAGAgaccctgctgcagagcagcggGGAAGGGCTCCGGGTTTCCCTGAAGAAAAGACTCCCTAAATATGAGGCACATCCCAGCTGGGGCCACTTCTCCCatgggcagcgcaggcagctgcccttcggcaggcagctgtgccagggctgccttccccagcctggAGAGCCTCCTCGCGGGATCGCAGCCGTCCGCAGCACAGGGGTGTGCAGGACCGGGAGAGAGAGGAGGGTCTCCCCCAAACCTCCATCTCGGCCTCTTT
It contains:
- the SUMO3 gene encoding small ubiquitin-related modifier 3 encodes the protein MSEEKPKEGVKTENDHINLKVAGQDGSVVQFKIKRHTPLSKLMKAYCERQGLSMRQIRFRFDGQPINEADTPAQLEMEDEDTIDVFQQQTGGVC